In Phaseolus vulgaris cultivar G19833 chromosome 3, P. vulgaris v2.0, whole genome shotgun sequence, the sequence TCGTGAGTTGAATGAGAAAGGCACGGCTAGGAATGTTTGGACACTTTGTAGCTTGCAACAAGTGGAACACTTCAAATGCTTGCTGGGAATTCTGCCAGTGTGGGTGACAGGAATTTGTTGCTTCATTGTGATGGACCAGCAAAACACTTTTGGGGTGCTTCAAGTTGTTCAAAGTAATAGGTCCATTGGGCCCTACTTCAAGATCCCTCCTGGTTGGATGAACCTGATATCAATGATAGCCCTCTCATCTTGGATATTCATTTATGAGTGTGTCTACATTCCCCTTGTGGGAAAGCTTAGTATAAAGACTCCAAGATTGGCAACGAAGCAAAGAATCAGAATTGGGATTTTGTTGTCCATCTTATGCATGTTGGTAGCAGCAATTGTTGAAAAGAAGCGTCGTGACTCAGCTttgaaacatggtttgtttatTTCACCAGTAAGCTTTGCATGGTTGTTGCCTCAGTTTGCATTATCAGGTCTGAATGAAGCCTTTGCTGCTGTCTCTATAATGGAGTTCTTGACCTTGAAAATGCCAGAGAGCATGAGGACTGTTGCTGGGGCAGTCTTCTTTCTGAGCTTATCCATTGCAAACTACATGGGGTCATTGATTGTCAATATTGTCCATAAAATAACATTTGTCAATGGAAAAACATCATGGATAGGGGGTCATGATTTAAATCAGAATAGGCTTGACTGCTACTATTATGTCATTGCTGCATTGGGAGGTTTGAATTTTATCTACTTCAATTTCTTTGCATGCCGTCATTGTGACATTGACAATTTCAAAACAGAGGCACAACAACAGCATTCAAATGTTGCGGGAGAATCAACTGAACCAAATGATGAGGAGAAGGTCTTGGATATAACAGGCACCACAAAAACCGCAACATGACCATATTCTCCACTTCTTGGAGTTCAAAATAAAAGAATTCAATTTCTTCGGTGCTGTATATTCGTTTCCtagatttttttctctttagaCAAACTTAATGTACTTAAGTTTTGATGTGGCTTTTTATCTTTTACTTTTTATGCTTCTGTCTCCGACACATTGTAATTTAATAATAGTTTAgatttttcaaatcaaaatttgCCTCCTAAAGTTTTATTCTTTCACATCTTTATAGATACAATCTCTTTCTTTCACAAATTTAAGTATCTTTCGATTTTAGTTTAActctgatatatatatatatatatatatatatatatatatttatttatttttattttttttttcttgtcccTGATTTAGAGACAAACATGTCATTTTTGTTTATTCACATTTTCCCATTGTGTAGTCTCAATCCATTTTTACAATAGCATTTCAACTTATCCTACTTCAAAGCAATTTAATGATGTAATAGTATCGTAAGTCTTCTGAGATATGTGTGGACTAAGAAAGATCTCCTTATTACTGTGATTAAATTATGCACCATTTTATTGTCTAAGATTAAAATcacttgtttttgttttatattttcatttatctttCCAATTATTTTTTACTGTATCAATTAATATAGCACATAAAcattaaatgaaattaaaaataggTATTTTTAATACATGTTGTTTTCGTTAGCTTATTTAAGACTTTTTTCtaacattataaatattttgaaggCGAGTCTATGACTACAAGACTTATCCatgtaaacaaaaattaatgCCTATTTAATATGTCTTTAGTTATCTAAATTATTATTGAGTTTTTAAATCATTTATGGTATATTTTTGTTTCGTAGTTCCTATAATggatataaataaaaaactttatatCAATAAGTAGTAAGTTGTGTTTTTAGTGCGCgactttatataaaaaaaatcatatttcagttttagaatttgaaataagaaaaattgTGTCACGGTCATGTGACTATAGTGCAAAATTGTTAATGG encodes:
- the LOC137807798 gene encoding protein NRT1/ PTR FAMILY 2.8-like; the encoded protein is MSLISNLTVYLLSNYNLSGVYVVNVVQIWNGTSNIFSIAGAFISDTYLGRFRTLLFGSISSLLGILTITLTAGIHQLRPHPCEDRPHCESPHAWQLGVLFLGLGLLSIGAGGIRPCNIAFGADQFDTKTEKGRVQLESFFNLWYFSFTIALVIALTIVVYIQTNVSWTVGFAIPTCCLAFSIAIFLLGRHTYICKKPQGSIFSDMAKVIVAAFRKRNVQASGRTFYNPASTSEEAELENEEIVWTERFKFLDKAAIIANPRELNEKGTARNVWTLCSLQQVEHFKCLLGILPVWVTGICCFIVMDQQNTFGVLQVVQSNRSIGPYFKIPPGWMNLISMIALSSWIFIYECVYIPLVGKLSIKTPRLATKQRIRIGILLSILCMLVAAIVEKKRRDSALKHGLFISPVSFAWLLPQFALSGLNEAFAAVSIMEFLTLKMPESMRTVAGAVFFLSLSIANYMGSLIVNIVHKITFVNGKTSWIGGHDLNQNRLDCYYYVIAALGGLNFIYFNFFACRHCDIDNFKTEAQQQHSNVAGESTEPNDEEKVLDITGTTKTAT